Below is a genomic region from Aricia agestis chromosome 16, ilAriAges1.1, whole genome shotgun sequence.
aatattaaaaaaaaaagatgccgctgcttggcggctacatcgcgctatagctagcacgaagatttttattataggtgattaactaatatgaaactattttcacttacactcattcttggtgttctagaattatcacgccagagggatttaagtcccagggtgggataccctgggggctgggactaaattcctatggcgtgtattggtcctcaaatactggtggcagttcattcctgagttttacagtgcatggcaggacgttacgcaaaaaatgcacggttgaagactgccactcaccaaggtgatgaggattgatgatggtatgtttttcgcgtggaatgatgacgaaagcttgccagatgtacgattccgaacaataataattgctcaaaaccttcccagttccccgtgatgctatactacttgtataattcacaataataataattattatgtttccactcgtactggttttttttttatgaaagaagggggcaaacgagcacacctgatggaaagcaacttccgtcccccatggacactcgcagcatcagaagggctgcaggtgcgttgccggccttttaaaagggaataggggagggtagggatgggaagggaagggaataggggaggacgtggaagggaattgggcctgcggtaaactcactcactcggcgaaacacagcgcatgcgctgtttcacgccggttttctgtgagaacgtggtatttctccggtcgagccggcccattcgtgccgaagcatggctctcccacgtcaacagtgttatcaaataaatgaattacactTAAATTAATAACCTACCACCTTATACCTATAACAaatatcttcgtgctagctatagcgcgatgtagccgccaagcagcggcatctgttatcatCTGTAtcaatgcaactttattcattaggcaacctagttgccttatgaataaagttgcatttcattaaaatttacttatttaacgtagtgacttagagcaaaatgatatctattatcatgttaataaagtttaattttacttgaatgtttgtcagcgtggcgcgccttgtgatataacgcgccgtgagaaggggtggctcgtgatcgcctgtggctcgtgctcgctcgtaatagctggctcggcgcggcgcggcttgtgatatcacacgccgtgagaagccagcctaAGAGGCAAAGTTATGTTTGTAGCAAATGTTATCATTGTGTCAAAAATGGACCAAAAACTAAACTCTTGAACAGTTTTTCTTATATCTTTGCAAAGCCGTATAATATATAGTTTCCTCTGTATAATATATAGTTATCTCTGTGACTTCAAGGGCGTTTCACAACTGTTAATCTGTCACTGAAACTAAGTAGGCTGGGCATTGTTTGTGAAATGTAACCACAGCATCCTCTAATCTCATTGCGGCCAATTGTGGTGCATCCACCGTAAAACAATCTGCAAGACCATCATTATGATTAGGAACAATGAAATCACTTCGCAACACTCAACAACCCATGAACGGGACTATTGTCTTATAAATTGTCAAATAAGCCCCTCTCGGTTTTATAAAGTCCACCACATCTATGTTAGTTTCTTCAATACCATATGAGTTGTGTGCACCTGTGTTTGTGTTGTCAATATGTTAGTAGGTTTCGTATTATATTGTATTGGTATTGTGTTTTGGTGTCCGGTGGAGTGTAATCCTATCACCAACGCGAATTTCAACGAGGAGATCAGAGAATTTTCTGCAAAAGGCGATGGGTTTGTAAGTGATGTTTTATTCAAGTTACTACATATTGTCTATGATGCATAACCATGATTGGCATCATGAATGCACATCGACATGCCCCTCTACACTATTGTGATCGTTTGAGTATTTTCATTTTGACCCAACGTAGAAGACCACATTGCGATGCTAAACATAAAACCTATGACTATATCCATGCTCAAATATCGTTTAAAAGGTTAGAAATAGAAGGCACAAGATTATCAAGCTCTCACAAATATATCGTTGCAGAATTCGAGTAATGCAAAGACTCTGTTGAAAGAGGCTCCCGAGCTGTATGCTAATTTTACACCCATCCGAGGTCCCGTGAAATTTAAGGTAAGCCCGACAAAGGTATCCACGAATATCGCTTAAAATGTAAGTTATGTTCTAATATTTAAGCATGAACTAGTCTACTAAAGCATTGTGAAGAATAGACTCACATTGACTTTACTTTGAAAGCTTAGTAGTTGAAGTTTATTTAGAGTTTCAAaagtagatattttaatttggaaaaaactaaaaaaaaaacatcatgaGTCTCAATTTTGTTAAATCTGGCCAGTAGCTTAGCCGATAATCTCATACGctcttttaaattaaaagtgCAGAAAACatttgaatttattttcaaGTCTAGATGAAAGTAAGAATACAAAGGCGTCTCGGTAAAAAATGGTTCTCAGCATGTCCATATCTTactgttttatatttattttgttttagtccTTACAAAAACTTCGTGATAATGTCACGTAACCAGCTCCTGCGTTTAAAATGTAGTTGAGCAAGCTATGCATTTAATGTGATACCACAGTATAGTAATATACAGTAGAATAAGTTCATAGTAGTCCGCTGGATCCGAACTCACGCACAAGTgagcataataatttaaaaataacttaatagaGCAGAAAAGTGCAGTACCTACAACATCACGCGTGGCGTGGGTAAAACTTATATTATCTGCTTTTCACGAATTTCAAGGACACTACTTAGTTATTTTACTGTATGataaatatattctgtggtaatacgTCCCACATTCTCGATAACTTGTCTCGACGGAAACATGACTCAGTATTGatatgaattaaaatatttttttcaactctttcaAAGTTCCCAGAGATGTGAATCGTGCAACGAAATCTGGAATTCCATGGAATAATTTCCCGTGACGAAACACACATAGCATTTGTTTGGGAAGGTGCATAGGGCATTTAATTTCTGTGTACTTTGATGTAGTTTGAAAGCAGATTCGAAATGAATGTTTTTCAACTTGTTTTGTTTTAACATCATTTTGAATGCAAATTGAATTGATATGCAacgtaaataacattttttttcatcatataacattattttgttagGTTACAAACAAGCTCTGATACAAAATACTAGAAtattaataaatgcgaaagtgtgtctgcctgtctgttgctttaaccactgaactgattatGATCTTTGGTATGGTTTAAGTTTAAGTCCCAGGAAGAGAACATAGGACTAAATTTTagattaaaagtatttaaaccCGGAAAAGATTACGGTTACCGCACCATATACGAATTTGTGTGCAACAGTGTTGcaagcgtcatctagtctatacataatataagacgtattataaaataaagtcaatttttacgtcatgtccctttgttccctttaagaggattccacaccgccattttttccatacaaacgttgtcccctgtttcctccctgtaTAAttctagtagagttataatttttttcctgaatatctacggccactaatacaatgtccctatgttttcctttttttcataatttaattattaaataagatatgaacgttcaaaaacctaaaaaaatggccagattttccgctgtgttcaaacgtccagaaaacagatttggctagattatacaaaaaaaagcaaaacataggaacacagctcaagcctttttttaatctttaatgaaaaaagtactgaaatcggttaagttttggagaaggaatcaggggacaacgaatcgttgattttctggattttctgcagttgtctctatcgcgttctgcggtataggcttgaggtaagggagacagctatagatattacacgtacttttttttcatttctctagcccctgttgtatcctcttaatctttaaaactacgcaacggattttgatgattctttcagtgttagatagcccatttatcgaggaaggctataggctatattttatcacgctaagactaatgggagaatgtggaaaaaacgggggaaattatttgaaggggcttatctcgcgaactactggagcaatttttatgttttatatttatgagttggcacagataagaagaagaccacgtgaaggatcataggctatcaattttaataattttttcagtggctatatattttatacccgtgcgacgcctaggcgggtcgctagtatacaAAAAGCAATTATTTTACTAGCCCACATAAGTCTACCTATAATAATGATGGCACCAGATTTAATAGCGTCAATGACTCAGGTCTTTCGCTTTCTAAAGGTAATAAAAAGTATCAACTAGGTAACATTTATGACTCCAGTGTCCATGTTTTTAATACTCTTTCCTCTACAGACATCGTTCATGTGATAACTATTTTATTAGTCAGATGTTTGACCAGTTCTCAGTATAATGAATAATGCACGATCGTAAGACATTCCACCTGGACCGTTACTAAAAATCAAATGTCAATGCCGTTCATACGTGAAAACTCATCAATCATTCACGGAGAGAAGAAGCCTTATTACATAGAAAACGTAGACACTATGGTGATAATTTGGATGTATTTCAAAATCTAATACCTTCAAAAATAATTGCTCTTAATAACTGATGATCTATATTCTATCGGGAGACCCAgtctggtgccttactcccgaaactgatatcgatttcgattttcgatttcaacggttttttgacattttttagacatgttttagatggctaaagtgtcaaaaaaccgttgaaatcgaaaatcgaaatcgatatcagttccgggagtaaggcacctggaATTACTAGGTAGATTTCCGATtcttaaaaacaataacataaattGACATTTACTAATATATAAACTTCTAgtagacgcccgcaactttgttgcatcgaaattattttatccCGCAAGAACTGTACATCCGCCACAAAatctattctatgtcctttcccatcccttaaagtacctccataccaaattctatctaagtcggttcagccgtttaagcgtgaagaggtaactgacatacagacacactttcgcacttataatattagcgGGCATCTATATATTAAGACGTGAGTCAAatctttgtatcccttttgacgaaaaatggggaaacgtagatgaatgaaattttgcacagttatagtttatatggtgaagaagtgtatcgagctaatattattttgaaattatgtttttatcatacatttttttaacaaataaaacattacacacactacaacacacacattaggaaaaattacagatttttgagtgataagcctgtaagttgaagtctgttgacaacaaggtgacaaattgaaaatggattatagtttttttattaaatcttagatactacgagtattagacaatgcttacacggccagtctgagatcagctgagtcccagagacaagagttgaaaaaaataggataaagccaatatttttttacaaaatatacttagtaaGTAGTACTAATATCggtgaaactaaggtcgaatttcgaccattgggcgatctctagttagaTATTACAAGGCAAAACATATGTACCGAAGCAGAGGCTGATAGTACTAAACGTAAAGTATTAATTACTTCAAGTGAAGTATTTTACAGCAAAATAGAAACGGAAGAGTAACATTAAGAGTCGTGTGAAAGGGGCCGGCCAGCGACTAGACGCATCGAACCGAGGACTCGAGGACTCGCTCTAATTGAATTTAATTATTCGAGAGAAAAACTGAGACTCGATACAGAAATTAAGAATTAAGTGCATTTAAAATTGTAGTTATTAGTTCTATTGAAGTACCGGCTACTGGCTAGTTAGTTAAAAAAGATTGATTTAAATCTAAACAcaatgataaaaatatgtattttggttaatatattattatggagtCAAAGTCTATCTACCTCAAATATCTACAGGCTCTCTCGGCATCTCTTCGACATATTTTAAAGCCCATTTTCGGAAAATGCTAAGAATGTATTGCTGTTATATACATTTATTAGCATTTTCCAGAATtagattaaatataaaagtatgtaTCTTCAAAAAATACTTTCGTATTAGAACTTGTAAATTAATGCGGGTTTCTAATATTAAGCTTAACTTAGCTTACCTTAGCTGCGTATTACAAACATAGAACATATCCTGCAGTGCATGCTACATTTTATTTATCAAGCGATAACCGTTACTAATTACATACCACGCTATAGCTATCAAATTAACATACTATTtaagtttattacaattttacatcGAATATCTATAGTAAATAAATTTCAATATCTACTTCATGAAGCTTTAAACATTTCTCCAAAGATTTTAAAGCATCGACCACTTGAAAGATATCTCGATGTTGATGACAGAAACACTTATAGCCAAGCTCTGCTCATGAGAAAAATCAAGATCATTCAAGGACCTCGTAAATATGCTAATGTGTTCTTCCAGGATCTCCAGGATAATGCACAGTCTAGTTCCAGCTACAGTCGTGGACTAATCCATAATGATCATCCAGGTAATGTttctagtattttaaaaaagaagtaatATCGTGCGATTGTCTAATGTGTGCTAGCGATATATTGTGATCTGCATTCttcaatgttttgtttttaatcaCTTTGAGAATATTCTAACTTCCAAATCTTGTAAAAGCTTCCTTCATGACGAAACCTGGTCGCGAATTAATGAAGAAAAATTGACAGCAAAAAGCAATAAGACTTTGATATGTCGGACGTCGGTCTTTATAAAACCGACTTATTGAAAAAATATGGAGTGCTACAGTGCAAAagataatcaataataatcagTAGTGTTGggattttttcaaaatatcttTCTCTCTCCCTCTCTCGtgtgacataatataaatactgcCTTCGAATAATTTGACTTAGCTAGCTATCACTTCAACAGAGTACATAGAACACGAGTACGAAGGACCCTACGACTACGGCCACGACCATCACTTCCCCGATCATGGATATCATCACGGCTTTGACCACCATAGTGTAGATCATTATGGTCATCACGGGCATTACGGTGATCATCACTATCATGATCATCATAAATATCATcatgtaagtttattttttaacaggATGAACTTTTTGATGAAAGgtaatcttaaaataattatgaaaatgctttaaaaatgtttaagccAGAGGATCAGCTATTATAGGCAATAGGCATTTCCATATTCTCCAATTGAGAGTCTGGGACACAAGTGAGAAGATTGAGGCAGATTGCTCCGTGCAAAAATAAAGTGCATCTGCATAACAAACAGCACACAGTGATCAGATCTATCAGGTTTTGTTAACATCGACCTAAGGTCGCCAAAGCACTGTGAATTGTCTGCTTCTTTGATGTGTGAATTTGCTTGAATTGGGCCCAATGTAGACATTAAAAAGGAGCTAAGGTAATTAGCTGAAATTGTTCTTAGAATAATACATAACATATTAATATGCGTTAGAAAAGTAGTTACGTATTTTGCAAAACACTACTAGTATCTACCTACTTACTGACACTACTGTTTATCAGCTATTTTTATCTAACTTCCGTTTAGTTTGTGCATTTTTATTACTGAGGTAGGAAGTATTACGATTTTAtcgtaaattatttaatatttatttaaaaaagattaTAATTTCAGGAACATGTTTGAAGTGAAAAATCGTAGTTTAGAATTAATAACTACTTAGAAATCTTTTTGTTCTTTCTGAATCTATAAATCTTTTTAAAAGACTTGAATTTTTAAAGAAACTggtagttaaataaaaatttttagacttcgtgatttttttttgctgaaTGTTGTAATGTTGCAGTTTCTTTAgctcaattaaaatatttctttggtAAATAGCACATGCGCAGCGTATGTAACGGATATTCAGTTTTTATAGAGCCACTTTCTGTTTCCTGTGTATAAACGTATTCGTGATAATGGAGATACTAATTAGTAATCACTAATTACATAGGctaggaataaaaaatattgtaatatctcgccaataattaaatattgtcgGTAGGTGAAGCATAAAGCATACTGGAGGAAACAAATGATTAATTAGGAATACTGATGCCTTAACAATTCTCGATTTAGGTAATCAATCGAATAAAATGAAAGATTGAAGAAAACTAAAATACATTAAGACTAtagtttgaaatatatttttttaaacgttttgtACTTATGGAATAATaccaattaataaaattaaactatttgAAAAGCATTTTTATAGACTATAGATTTAGAGATTAGCGAAACAAAtgtcattaaattataaataataactatgTCAACTATAAACATTGTAAACAGTAACAAGAGAAAGTTGGTaagcaaaataaacaaaaataaatattcagaCAATTGTCATAGGTACTTGGAATGCTTccagtttttaataataattcaccATATTTGTGTATAGTTATACACTGtaggtatttttattaataatttaggaATTTTTTGTGTACCTATCGTATACTTGACACATAACCAAATTACGTATTTGGTTAAGTATATGTATTTACGTGATTTCATaacgtaattttaaataacatcgAAGACCACgataataaaaatcaattttattttagggACTGGCAGTAAAAACAGTGCTTTGGCCAATAGCTGGATTGGCACTTCTCGGTGCTGCTGCAGCTTTGGTCACAAATCCAATTCTGCTCCAAATTGGAGTGGCATCAGGGAAACGAAAAAGACGAGATACAGAAGAAGAATTAGAACCATACGTAGATATCGATCGTTGGTCGACACGTGAAGATAGCAATGATGATTCAGAAACTTCAGAAAATAAAGGGAGAGAGAAAGAAAAACCTAAAACTAAGATAAAGCATAGACTAAACTTGCTACAAAATCGTAATGGCCTAAGTTATAGacgaaagaaaaataaaatgatatcTCCGACGGAGGGAGCAAAGTATATAGACCCATATACGACTTCATACTCAACTACACCCGCTATTGATAACGACAACCTATTCATACCGGttccgataaaaataaaaaaagatgtaCTGTAAAAATACAACAGATACTTTGGCACGTGTTttgttgttaaataaaatattaaaatattcgttttTTCTCGTCTCCTCCCTTGGGCTTCGCCGAATATCGAATGTTAATAAGATTCACTGGGTTGATCTAAAATATGTTATGAAATTGGAGTAGGTAGCATGCGGTAGAAGAAGCTTTTAGAGGTAACATCTGTCGTCTACTTATTATGGTAGAAATAAAAGagaaaaatgaagataattataaatattagagTAACAACAATATAACACGCTAATATTGAATTACTTAAATAGGTAAGTGCCTATTTAAGTAATTCAATACTACGGTAGTTAAATACGATAGTACCTTTTAATCATAATTTAGAAATAGCTTAAAAGCTTTTTATCATTTTCCTGCCCAAAAAATTGTGAGTTTTACTGGTaattttatgtatgtaagtaaataaattcataCTTACATATAAAACAAAACACTGTCACAACACACATAACCAAATCACAAACAAACCGGCCTTTTCacaaacacaaaaacaaaaGCACAAGACACTGAAATACACAAAACAAACACTAGATCACACACCGTGCATACAAATATTGACAAAACAACTGTAAACGATGAATTGTTATGAGAAACGTCATCAATGAAACCGATGAGTGAAGTTGGCGCGAGCGGCCGCACTCGACGCGGACGCCGGGCGAAGTAGTCACGCTTGACGCTGCACTCACGCGCAGGTCGGAGGGGTGTAAAACTTGATCCGATGAACTCAGCTGAACTACGGTGCATCTCGATTGGGAATTCCCAAACTTTTACTCGTAGTTTTTGTGGCGTAACCATtaacattatgttttttaagATTCTTATTGTAAAGCTAAAATTGGCActattttttgtacattttgaaatattatgccttgtaaaaaaatatttggattTATAGGGGTACCACAGTTCCCCACCCAAGTCTcactaattattttattatgtctactttctttacttttttagtTCTTcctatatataattaaattaagataaaTTGGCATTTTCCTCCACAATTAGGTAGAGTAGTACTCCACAATTAGTATTGCgataaaaatgtaacaaatgcaGCAATAATATCTGAAAGTCAGCATCAATTAAAGAGCACTATAGTCTATAAGTTATCAATATCCTGTTAAATTAGGACCAAGTACAACGGTTTTTATCTCAGGTTTTTACTTACTATTGTAATATCGTTTTACTTTATTAACTTtactataagtatttaaattgttGTAATCATTTTACTACAACCAAGTAAGTACTATGTCTATAACCCGTATTTTAGACAAAACATTAGATAAAACAGCTAATGCGACGTGATCTGATGGTATTGACCTGAAAATGCTGAATCCCGGTAGAACATcctaaattaaaattatcaatTACGTCACATAACATAACATTAATAGAGATTAGAGTATAATTATTACTGCTGAGCAAACCCTTTTAAAATTGGATAACAAAAAGTTTAGACGTTACGAtgcaacagacatacatattacatgatACGTGACACATTATACTACCAAAATCTTCTTCGGACAAACCAGACAAGGCCATCTTTTGAAAAACTATTACACTGTCTAGACATCTTGTTGGCCAGGAGGTATTTCGTTTGGAAGTTTAGGGTATTTTGTATAGATGGCGCTGTGTGTTGtgtcaaaaataatacaaacaaaatttttccactttttgaTTCAGATATATTAAAGAATTTTATTCTAGTTTAACATTCTTAGTTGTTTTATTTGTTGCTGATTTTATCAGTTTCAAATGGATAAGGGAATAACTACAAATCATTTGTTAAAATCAgttaaagtaagtatatattgCATCTTCTCGAGTTTTACTTTTTTCTTAATCCACCTCATTCAAGTTTGAATCCATACTGTAAAGAAAGAAAGCAAAATGTCATAAGTTGATACATTACTGGcgtttgaatttttaaaaagcTTTGCTAGTAtgtattcataaaataatagcttctcatatacaaaatatataagaagTAGCCACAGCCTACCTTTGGAGCATGTTCCAGCATACATTTAAACATCAACGCAGCTCTATCACATCCCTTCTCACCATCAGTTACAGGCTCGTCGTTTACTGAAATGCAAATAGAATAAATGCGTAAGTAGTAGTAGACTAATATTTTGACTCATAACTACTCTTATGAGTAGATATCACAAAACCTGAAAGCGCCATCAATAATGCTGCAGATAATGATGACTTATGTCATCATTATCTGCAGCATTATTGGTGGCGCTTTCAGGTTTTATGATATCAGAAGCCGTTAGAatattctaataattattatactatattatgctTACATTGCAGAGATGAAATATATTCTTCTATTTACTTATATTGATTAATAACTTAAAGTTATATGTAACTTCTAATATAGAGGTTAAATAAACAAcgataatgattttttatttgcTTCAAAATAGATAAggatttaatttcttttataaGTCGCGGGCTTTATGtataagttaaatattttaaattgctatTTTAGGCACTTACCTGCGGAACATATATCAGCTACTTTCTTTCCATTTTCAAGTCTCTTGGGGTCTCCATCTTCCATCACCTTGGCGAACTCGTAACCTTTCTTTATGTCGTATTTTCCTTCATCGTTCATCtacaagataaaataattttaaattgaacTATTTTACGCAATTATgtcttataattaattttatgacaTCTTATTTTCTTTGATAAATATAGTAGTTGATTTTATGATCTGTTATTTGCATTCTAGAATATGCTTAGCATCATAACAGAAAgtataaatactttatttacATCTACAGAACTTTTCTCTATAGGAACAGCATTtacttattagaaaaaataGTAAAACTTACAGTTCCTATCGTCTTATACGCGCAAGCCAGCACGCACTTGACTTCTGTTTTGGTAGGCACTTCTAGTTTGTGTAGACCTGACAAGTCTGCCTCGTCAACTTTGAGATCAGCAGCACATTTCTTTATATGTTCCTCAAACATCTTCCTTCCTTCAGCATCGTTGAGAGCCTATTAAAAAGGAAATTAGGTTTCTGCTTCAGCGCAATAATCTCACTTACTAAGTAATAGATTATTatagcataattattaattacagatTTAATAATGAATATGACTCTGATTTCTTTGCTTTttactagatacatttttaatttgacccCTGAGATCATACCAATAATTGTTTTCGTTGTTGGTTATCACTGTAGATTCTGGCGACataggagttgcagtggtgggaatgtgtggtaggCCATTGaccgattaaaaaatatatttttttattttacctttgcattataaacacagaatgtaaataaaagaaatgtaaCGAACATTTCTGAAAATCAACAGATACGTTTTCAGGTGAAACAATGAAATGGTTATATTTTGAATCATAGAGAACACACACTTTATATGATTTAGGTTAATCAAATTGGAAGATTTTTAtctacaaacatacatacataatatccatcctgtactttattaatttaattcgggtaattttgctctatagtaGTCATTATGTTTGCAATTTTTCTAATGACTAAAACTACGTCTATGGCTTTAGCAacattacataaattataatgaggTGGGCAGTAGGTATATTATCAAGGCCTTGATAATATACCtactaaacctaacctaacaaatTATAGAATCAATGTCAgcaacaatttta
It encodes:
- the LOC121735015 gene encoding general odorant-binding protein 28a-like gives rise to the protein MFEEHIKKCAADLKVDEADLSGLHKLEVPTKTEVKCVLACAYKTIGTMNDEGKYDIKKGYEFAKVMEDGDPKRLENGKKVADICSAVNDEPVTDGEKGCDRAALMFKCMLEHAPKYGFKLE